A single window of Methylacidimicrobium sp. AP8 DNA harbors:
- a CDS encoding NAD(+) synthase, with protein sequence MEFFNFYNHGFVRLAVGIPVVRIADPAANAERTIELLKEAAARRVALAAFPELGLCGYSCEDLFAQSALLRAAREALLRVREASAGLPVVAVVGLPLELDGALYNCAAVVHRGRILGVVPKTYLPNYREFYELRQFASGECAHEREILLGGETVPFGSRLLFAASDEPLFAFAVEICEDLWVPIPPSCYAALAGATVLVNLSASNITVGKEEYRRELVGNQSARCLAAYVYTAAGWGESTTDLAWDGHGMIYENGTRLVETERFLDRDQLVTAEVDLERLAADRRRQGSFTQCRLQHLAQIEVFRSISFRAELARDGVLLLARRYDRFPYVPSDLRKNEERCREIYRIQVQGLATRLQAAGLQKAVLGISGGLDSTQALLVACRAMDQLRLPRSNVLAYTMPAFGTSERTLAQAHRLMKALGCTAHQIDIRPSCRQMLRDIGHPAAQGAAVYDTTFENVQAGERTSHLFRLANANGALVVGTSDLSELALGWCTYGVGDQMAHYHVNASVPKTLIRHLIASEAEREALGEETSALLREILATEISPELIPGRTDGQPAQRTEDVVGPFSLQDFHLYYILRFGYEPAKVAFLAWTAWHDCTQGEWPRGEPRAQYSIAEIKKWLRLFLRRFFAESQFKRSCIANAPKVGTGGSLSPRGDYRAPSDSPATVWLAACDAIPEREPSSSCLD encoded by the coding sequence GTGGAATTTTTTAATTTCTACAACCACGGGTTCGTCCGCCTCGCCGTCGGAATTCCGGTGGTGCGCATCGCGGATCCGGCTGCGAATGCGGAGCGGACGATCGAGCTTTTAAAAGAGGCGGCGGCCCGGCGGGTCGCCTTGGCGGCGTTCCCCGAACTCGGCCTCTGCGGCTACTCGTGCGAGGATCTCTTTGCTCAATCCGCTCTTCTTCGGGCCGCTCGCGAAGCGCTCCTGCGCGTTCGGGAGGCGTCCGCCGGCTTGCCCGTGGTGGCCGTCGTCGGGCTGCCGCTGGAGCTCGATGGGGCCCTCTACAATTGCGCCGCGGTGGTCCATCGCGGCCGGATCCTCGGGGTGGTCCCCAAGACCTATCTGCCGAATTACCGGGAGTTCTACGAGCTGCGGCAGTTCGCTTCGGGTGAGTGCGCGCACGAACGGGAGATTCTCCTGGGCGGAGAGACGGTCCCGTTCGGAAGCCGCCTGCTTTTCGCCGCTTCGGACGAGCCGCTCTTTGCGTTTGCGGTGGAGATCTGCGAGGATCTCTGGGTTCCCATTCCCCCGTCGTGCTACGCGGCGCTGGCCGGAGCCACCGTGCTGGTCAACCTCTCGGCCTCCAACATTACGGTAGGAAAGGAAGAATATCGCCGGGAGCTGGTGGGCAACCAGTCGGCCCGCTGTCTGGCCGCCTACGTCTACACCGCGGCCGGCTGGGGCGAATCGACCACCGACCTCGCTTGGGACGGGCACGGGATGATCTACGAAAACGGCACGCGGCTGGTCGAAACGGAGCGTTTCCTCGACCGGGACCAGCTTGTCACCGCCGAGGTCGACCTCGAGCGGCTGGCGGCCGATCGCCGTCGCCAAGGGAGCTTCACCCAGTGCCGCTTGCAGCATCTGGCCCAGATCGAGGTTTTTCGGAGCATTTCCTTCCGGGCGGAGCTCGCCCGGGACGGGGTTCTGCTCCTTGCGCGCCGCTACGACCGCTTCCCTTACGTGCCCAGCGACCTGCGCAAAAACGAAGAGCGTTGCCGGGAGATCTACCGCATCCAGGTCCAGGGTCTGGCCACGCGCCTTCAGGCCGCTGGTCTCCAAAAGGCGGTTTTGGGGATTTCGGGCGGCCTCGATTCGACGCAAGCGCTTCTGGTTGCCTGTCGGGCGATGGATCAGCTCCGGCTGCCCCGGAGCAACGTCCTGGCCTACACGATGCCCGCTTTCGGGACGAGCGAGCGCACCCTGGCGCAGGCGCACCGGCTGATGAAGGCCCTGGGCTGCACGGCGCACCAGATCGATATCCGGCCGAGCTGTCGGCAGATGCTCCGGGACATCGGCCATCCGGCCGCGCAGGGGGCGGCGGTCTACGATACGACATTCGAGAATGTCCAGGCCGGGGAGAGGACCAGCCACCTTTTCCGGCTGGCCAACGCCAACGGCGCGCTGGTGGTGGGAACGAGCGACTTGAGCGAGCTGGCCCTGGGCTGGTGCACGTACGGCGTGGGAGACCAGATGGCGCATTATCATGTCAACGCGAGCGTCCCCAAGACCCTGATCCGGCATCTGATCGCCTCCGAAGCCGAGCGGGAGGCGCTGGGGGAGGAGACGAGCGCGCTGCTGCGGGAGATCCTGGCCACGGAGATCAGCCCCGAGCTGATTCCCGGAAGGACCGACGGCCAGCCGGCGCAGCGGACCGAAGACGTCGTGGGGCCCTTTTCCCTGCAAGACTTCCACCTCTATTACATTCTCCGCTTCGGGTACGAGCCGGCGAAGGTCGCCTTCCTGGCTTGGACGGCCTGGCACGATTGCACGCAGGGGGAATGGCCGCGGGGGGAGCCGCGGGCGCAGTATTCGATCGCGGAGATCAAGAAGTGGCTGCGCCTCTTCCTGCGCCGCTTCTTCGCGGAGAGCCAGTTCAAGCGCAGCTGCATCGCGAATGCTCCCAAGGTCGGCACCGGCGGTTCCCTCTCTCCCCGCGGGGATTACCGAGCGCCGAGCGACAGTCCGGCCACGGTCTGGCTGGCCGCTTGCGACGCGATCCCGGAGCGGGAGCCTTCCTCTTCCTGCCTGGATTGA